In Acetonema longum DSM 6540, the sequence GCGGCCGAAACGGTCTGCGACTCTGCCGCATTGTTCCGGCTCACTTTATCAATTTCCTGAATCGAAGTTGCCAGCGTCTGACTGCCGTCGGTCATCTGATGAATCGATTCGGAGATTTCCTGAATCTGCCGGGAGAGCAGCAGGATCGAGCCGACAATCTTCTTAAACGTTTCTCCGGCGGAGTTGACCACCGTAATCCCCGCCTTAGCCCCTTCGGTGGCCGCCTTGGTTGCGGCAACGGCCTGTTCCATATTCGCCTGATTCTTTTGGTTCAGCGCCCCAATCTGCTGCGCAGCCTGGTTTGACTCTTCCGCCAGTTTTCGCACTTCTTCCGCCACCACCGCGAAGCCTCTGCCATGCTCTCCCGCCCTGGCAGCCTCAATGGCGGCATTGAGCGCCAGCAGGTTGGTCTGCCCGGCGATGTTGGAGATGAGGTCGACGATTTCACTGATTACCCGTGCTCCCTGGGCGAGCTCGGCAATAGCGGCCTGCACGTCCTCGGAGCCCTGCCCGATCCGGTTCATCTGCTCGACTGCCTGTTCCACGGCCTGACTGCCTTGTTCCGCTTCCTGAGACGTGCTCATTGCGATCTCGGCAACCTCCCGCGCTGTAGCGGAAATCTGTTCCGTACTCGCTGATATCTCCTCGGCAACAGCCGAGCTGTGCCCCGCCGCAGCCGCCTGTTTTTCCGTACCCTGGGCAATCCCGGTAATCGAACCGGTGACTTGATTGGCGGCATTTGCCGCCTGTTGCGCGTTCGCAGTCAATTCCTCGCTGGAAGCGGCTACCTGCTCAGACTGTGACTGCACCTTTGTGACCAAAGAATGCAGGTTGGCCCTCATTTCACGAAAGCCTTGCGCCAAATGGCCAATTTCATCTCCCGAAAAGACCGCTACCTTTCGTTCCCGCAGATCCCCCTGCGTCAATAACATGCACTCGTCCCGGATCAGCTGGATGGGCATTACGACCCGCTTGCTCATCATGAAAATGAAGATTGCAGCCATGGCGATAAAGGCCAGGGATACGAGCAGCAGCGTCCGGGTCAGGGTAGCTGTTTCCTTGGTAACCTCCGCCTCCGGCGCCGTAACCGCCATAACCCAGCGCTGGTCACCCGGCAGAATGATCGGTGTAAACACGCCAACCTGCTTAGCGCCGCCGAAGGTGTATGTGCCTAGCGTCTGGCTCCCGGCGCCGGCTGCAAACAGCTGGATCAGGTTATCATCCAGTGCAGTTTCCGGCAGTTTCAGCGCCGGATCAATCTGCTTCTTGGTGAGATCCAGATTAAAAACCAGCTCCGGCTTCTTGGCATGGGCGAGCATAGTGCCGTTGCTATTGACGACAAAGCCGTAACCAGTGTCTTTGAACCGCACCTCTTTCGCCAGTTCGGTCATGGTATCCAGCGTATATGTACCGATCAGCACTCCGGTCAACCGCCCCTGGTCGTGTACCGGCACAGCCAATACTACCGATGCTTTTTGGGCCAGTTTGGTCATCACCGGGTCGGAGACAGCCGGCTTTTGGGTTGCCATTGCCTTCTTGAAGTAGTCTCGATCGCCAAGCTGCATAGTGCTGCCATCCATACGGACTGTGAAGCCATCCGGAAAGATGAAGCTCACCGAGGCAAATTTGCCGATTCTTTGATGCGCCTCATCCAGCGCTGCAATCATCTGCCCATTGTTCACCCCGCTGCGTATGGCAGGAACACTGGTCAAGTCTTCCAAATGAATCATTGCCGTCCGGACTTCGGCCTCGATACGGCTGGCATAGTCTTTGCCGATGGACCGGGCGGTCTCGTTGACGCTGTTAGTTAAAAATTGCTGTGATAAATAGTGGCTGATCCCGGATAAGACTCCAAAAGACAAGAGAAAAAACGGTAAAAAAATCAGTAATAATTTCGTTCGGATGCTGGTGATTCTCAATTTTCGGGCCCCCTTCTGGAAAATTAAAGTGACTTTTTATAAACTCGGTTCTAACCGGAAAATTTCATTGAAAGTGCCACTTGCTTCATAGCCTGCTGTTGAATAATCTTGAGCGGTATACCGTGTTCTTGCGCCAGCCTGCGGCAATCTTCGTACTCCGGAGCGGCATTAAGCACCTGCTCTCCGTTCCGTGCAAACTTAACCCTGACTGCCCCCCAATCGGTATCTACCGTGATGATTTCCCGTTGTAAATGGCGGCATTCACAGGGAAGGATTCTCAGGCCGGTCGTGCTTGTTTCCCGGAAAAGAATCGCGGCAACGGCATCGAGATTCGCTGCATTTGCGATTACGGTAACCTTAGTGCCAGGACGATTTTTCTTCATCATGACCGGTGTGTAAAATACGTCCATAGCCCCGCTTTGCAGCAGCAACTCCATTACATACCCGTAAATCTGCGGGTTAAGATCATCAATATTGGTTTCAATGATCCTGACGCCACAGTGGTCGCCATGATCCCGGCCGGCGCTGCTGTTGCCCGCATAGATCCGCAAAACATTGGCAATATTCAGATCCATGGTACCGGCGCCGTAGGCGATGCGTTCGGCCTTAAAGCCCGGCGGCATGGTTCCGAATGACTCAGCCAGGGTGACAGTCAGAGCCGCGCCGGTCGGAGTAACCAGCTCCCCCTTAATCTCAGTAAAATAAAAGGGAACTCCCTTCAGGATCTCGGCTGTAGCTGGCGCCGGCACCGGCATGCGCCCATGGCTGCACTTGACAAAACCTGATCCGACATGCAGGCTGGATGCAGCTACGCGCTCAATACCCAGATATTCCAACCCAACCATCGTGCCAACCACATCCACAATGGCATCCACGGCGCCGACCTCATGAAAATGCACCTCATCCGGCGTAGATCCATGCACTTTGGCTTCAGCCGCCGCCAAGCATGTGAAAACTTTGGCTGACCGGTCTTTTACCCAGTCGGACAACCGACTTTCATTAAGGATTTTGAGGATATCGGCCAGATTGCGGGAAGGCTGGAACCATTGCTTAACTTTTACATCAAAATAACAGGCATGGATACCGCATTTCGACACCCGTTCCATAATCAGTTTATAGTTGGCAACAGGCAATTTTTGCAGTTCCGCCTCCAGATGCGCCAGGGGCACCCCTGCGTCCAGCAGAGCGCCGATAAACATATTGCCGCTGATGCCGGCAAAACAGTCCAGGTAAATCGTCTTCATGTATACCTCTACTTTATTGATGGATTGATGGAACGATATAACCCAAACGGGTCGACACTTTCAGGGACGTTTCCCGCACCAGTTGGGTCAACTCGTTCATTTTCTCATAGGTCATGCGCATACTGGGACCGGCCACACTGAAAGCGGCAATCGCTTCCCCGCGGTGGTTAAAGATCGGCGCCGCCACGCATCTGAGACCGATTTCAATCTCTTCATCGTCAATACTGTAGCCACGTTGCCGAATTAAAGCCATTTGACTCCGCAATTTAGTTTCGTCGGTTATGGTGTTGGCGGTGAACTGGGGCAACCCTTTCGCTGCAACGCTGTCAAAATCCGTCTCGGAAAAAAAGGCCAGCATCGCTTTCCCCACGCCGGTAGCATGCAGGGGCACCCGCCGTCCGATCTGGGAATACATGCGTATGCCCTGGGGTCCTTCCACTTTATCCACATATACTGCATTCATCCCCTCCCGGACAACCAAGTGAACCGTTTCCTGAAACAAATCCGCCAAGTGCTGTAAAAACGGACCGGCAATGTCCCGGATTTCCAAACCAGCCTCGTAAACCTGGCCCAGCAGGAACAGCTTAAGGCCCAGTCGATACTTGCCGTTATCGGAATTCTGCTCTATATAACCCAGCGCCTGCAGCGTGTTCAACAAGCCAAAGCAGGTGCTTTTATTTAACCCCACTCGCTTGGCGATTTCAGTTACACCCAGTTCTTTTTCCTTAATGCTGAATTCCTCTAAGATGCTTAGCGCCCGCTGGACCGATTGGATCATATGGACGTTTGCCGTACTGTTTGCCATAAAAAGTCTTCTCCCCGCAAATATTTGCTATTTTGTATTATACCCTATCAGGTTAAATCTGTATTAGATCCCGCGGGTACTCCGTTAAATTCACCACTCCATCTTGGTTCACCCAGAGGGTATCTGTCAGGCGCGGTCCTCCGACAACAGGCTTGTAAATCGATGGCAGCAAAACATCTACCACCATGTCCCTCTCCAGCGAATATCGGAACGGCTTGCCGATCATCGGGTAGAATTCTGACTGGCGCAGTCCCACGCCGTAGCCAATTATATCTAAAAATTGATGGCCATAACCGTAGTTTTCAATGACCTGCCTGGCAGCCAGATCGATCTCGCATACCGGCCTGCCGGGCTGCATCGCCTCAATACAGGCTTGCTGAGCTTCTCGCAGAATCGAATAAATCTTTCTCTGTTCCTCGGGAATGACGCCAACAGCGACAGTCCGGCACAGCTTGGCCGTATAGCCCTGATACCTGGCCCCGATATGCAGCAGGACAATTTCGCCGGCCTTGACTTCCTTCTCATCGGAAAACGGGTGTGTCAGCAGTGTCTTGTTACCCGATACGATTTGCGTCCTGAACGGAGTTCCCTGTGAGCCGGCTTTCATTGCAGCCCATTCCGCCTGGGCCGCAATGTCTATTTCTCTCACCCCCGGTTTAATCACCGCCACCGCCGCCGCCATAGCGGCAATAGCGGCCTTGGCAGCACAGCTTATTTTTTCTATTTCATCGGGCTCTTTGATCGCCCGCTGCCTGTAAATAATTTCAGCGGCGCTGGCAAACTTTTGCTCGTTAAAATTTTTCCGCAGGGTGTCATATACACCGAAGCCGACAAAATATCGTTCAAAGCCGATGATCGGATCGGGATAACCATATTCTTTAATGATGTCCACAATGG encodes:
- a CDS encoding methyl-accepting chemotaxis protein, coding for MRITSIRTKLLLIFLPFFLLSFGVLSGISHYLSQQFLTNSVNETARSIGKDYASRIEAEVRTAMIHLEDLTSVPAIRSGVNNGQMIAALDEAHQRIGKFASVSFIFPDGFTVRMDGSTMQLGDRDYFKKAMATQKPAVSDPVMTKLAQKASVVLAVPVHDQGRLTGVLIGTYTLDTMTELAKEVRFKDTGYGFVVNSNGTMLAHAKKPELVFNLDLTKKQIDPALKLPETALDDNLIQLFAAGAGSQTLGTYTFGGAKQVGVFTPIILPGDQRWVMAVTAPEAEVTKETATLTRTLLLVSLAFIAMAAIFIFMMSKRVVMPIQLIRDECMLLTQGDLRERKVAVFSGDEIGHLAQGFREMRANLHSLVTKVQSQSEQVAASSEELTANAQQAANAANQVTGSITGIAQGTEKQAAAAGHSSAVAEEISASTEQISATAREVAEIAMSTSQEAEQGSQAVEQAVEQMNRIGQGSEDVQAAIAELAQGARVISEIVDLISNIAGQTNLLALNAAIEAARAGEHGRGFAVVAEEVRKLAEESNQAAQQIGALNQKNQANMEQAVAATKAATEGAKAGITVVNSAGETFKKIVGSILLLSRQIQEISESIHQMTDGSQTLATSIQEIDKVSRNNAAESQTVSAATEEQSASMQEIASASQSLASLAGDLQAAVARFRV
- the larC gene encoding nickel pincer cofactor biosynthesis protein LarC, whose product is MKTIYLDCFAGISGNMFIGALLDAGVPLAHLEAELQKLPVANYKLIMERVSKCGIHACYFDVKVKQWFQPSRNLADILKILNESRLSDWVKDRSAKVFTCLAAAEAKVHGSTPDEVHFHEVGAVDAIVDVVGTMVGLEYLGIERVAASSLHVGSGFVKCSHGRMPVPAPATAEILKGVPFYFTEIKGELVTPTGAALTVTLAESFGTMPPGFKAERIAYGAGTMDLNIANVLRIYAGNSSAGRDHGDHCGVRIIETNIDDLNPQIYGYVMELLLQSGAMDVFYTPVMMKKNRPGTKVTVIANAANLDAVAAILFRETSTTGLRILPCECRHLQREIITVDTDWGAVRVKFARNGEQVLNAAPEYEDCRRLAQEHGIPLKIIQQQAMKQVALSMKFSG
- a CDS encoding IclR family transcriptional regulator, whose product is MANSTANVHMIQSVQRALSILEEFSIKEKELGVTEIAKRVGLNKSTCFGLLNTLQALGYIEQNSDNGKYRLGLKLFLLGQVYEAGLEIRDIAGPFLQHLADLFQETVHLVVREGMNAVYVDKVEGPQGIRMYSQIGRRVPLHATGVGKAMLAFFSETDFDSVAAKGLPQFTANTITDETKLRSQMALIRQRGYSIDDEEIEIGLRCVAAPIFNHRGEAIAAFSVAGPSMRMTYEKMNELTQLVRETSLKVSTRLGYIVPSIHQ
- a CDS encoding M24 family metallopeptidase, producing MNKVIHQNRIKHLQKAMQAAHMDICLILDRENLLYYTGLEQVECMAAVIPREGQPQGTTLWLDLSWIQANCALEQIRGYHFPGKSIGESIVDIIKEYGYPDPIIGFERYFVGFGVYDTLRKNFNEQKFASAAEIIYRQRAIKEPDEIEKISCAAKAAIAAMAAAVAVIKPGVREIDIAAQAEWAAMKAGSQGTPFRTQIVSGNKTLLTHPFSDEKEVKAGEIVLLHIGARYQGYTAKLCRTVAVGVIPEEQRKIYSILREAQQACIEAMQPGRPVCEIDLAARQVIENYGYGHQFLDIIGYGVGLRQSEFYPMIGKPFRYSLERDMVVDVLLPSIYKPVVGGPRLTDTLWVNQDGVVNLTEYPRDLIQI